One window of the Rissa tridactyla isolate bRisTri1 chromosome 9, bRisTri1.patW.cur.20221130, whole genome shotgun sequence genome contains the following:
- the LOC128914724 gene encoding mitotic-spindle organizing protein 2-like isoform X2 translates to MAAAGMAAAAAMAEARLRRKQLLSAEEAELFELAQAAGSGLDPEVFRVLLDLLRMNVAPLAVFQVLKSMCAGQRLPPGPEGGPPAAPAPLPADTRARGWGDWGGAAAATGLCCGSASGEPQPSVPRFTRCCFTRS, encoded by the exons atggcggcggcggggatggcggcggcggcggcgatggcgGAGGCGCGGCTGCGGCGGAAGCAGCTGCTGAGCGCGGAGGAGGCGGAGCTGTTCGAGCTCGCgcaggcggcgggcagcgggctGGACCCGGAGGTGTTCCG GGTGCTGCTGGACCTGCTGCGCATGAACGTGGCGCCGCTCGCCGTCTTCCAGGTGCTGAAGTCGATGTGCGCGGGTCAACGGCTGCCGCCGGGACCCGAGGGcggcccccccgccgcgccggcgccgctccccgccgacACCCGAG CGCGGGgatggggggactgggggggggccGCTGCAGCCACCGGGCTGTGTTGTGGCTCGGCCTCCGGCGAACCCCAGCCCTCGGTACCTCGATTTACACGGTGCTGCTTCACTCGGAGCTAA